DNA sequence from the Marinilongibacter aquaticus genome:
CCTGCGAAGAAGGGAACACTAAGGGTTTTGAAAGCAGCAGAAAATGCCGGTGTAAAACGGGTAGTAATGACATCCTCCTTCGGAGCTGTCGGTTATAGTATTGATCCGAAAAATCATGTTTTTACAGAACAAGACTGGACTGATCCAAACACAAACCTAGCAGCTTACATTAAATCTAAAACAGTTGCTGAACTTGCCGCTTGGGACTTCATCAAAAACAACGAGGGAAATTTAGAACTCACAGTTATCAATCCTGTGGGTATTTTCGGAACGGTGTTAGGAAATGATTTATCAAGTTCAGTTCAACTAGTGGAACAACTATTGACAGGCAAAATGAAAGCAACACCAAAACTTAATTTTAGCGTTGTGGACGTTCGTGATGTTGCAGACCTTCACATTCTGGCAATGAAAAATCCAGAAGCAAAAGGACAACGCTTTTTGGCCGCTTCTGACGGTGCAACATCTTTACCCAAAATTGCAGAATTACTACGTTCACAGCCCCATAAATTTGGAAATAAGGTTACCAGTAAAGTATTACCAGATTGGCTTGTAAAAATTTTGTCGGTTTTCAAACCTGAATTAAAATCAGTTTCGTCACAATTGGGAATAACAAAAAAAATATCCAATGATAAAGCTAAAAAGATGTTGGGATGGCAGCCAAGAAATTGGGAAGCAACTATTGTCGATACAGCAGAAAGCCTGATGAGAATTAATCAATCATAAAACAATTTAAAAATGAAAAAGAACAATAAAAAAATAAAGAAGAAAAAATGGTCGATTAGAAAAATAATCACTTTAACTCTGAGCATACCTCTAGCTATATTCCTCATTTTTTACTTTGGTATAATTCTATTATTTGTAAGCAAAGACACTTCAAAAGATACCCCGCTATATACGGGCGAAATCATAGCTAATTCTAATCAAACACCATTAAATAATAGTTGGGGACATTTTACAGAACCTCAGGAAATTGTGGAAGACTTAGATTTATCTGGTAAAATTTTTGTGATGACAGGAGGGCATACGGGTACGGGTAGAGAAGCGGCAAAAGCTTTCATAAGCAAAGGGGCAACTGTTATTGCTCTTACCAATGATATGGATTGGGCTAAAAGGAATTTAAAGGGATTGCCGAATGTTGAAATTGAATATTTGGATTTACAGAAACCAAAAACGATTGATAATTTTACTCAAAAATTTTTAAAATCAGGGAGAAAGATTGATGTTCTGATTAACAGTGCAGGGATTCACAATACGCCATTACAAAGAGATGATCGGGGAAATGAAAGGCAATTTTCGGTCAATGTTCTGGGACATTTTGAATTAACTCTCAAATTGTTACCTGCTTTAAAGAAAGCTAAAGGTGCAAGGATAATAAATTTATCATCGAGAGGCCATAGACTGAATAGAGTTCATTTTAATGATATCAATTTTGAACATACACCCTATACTGGAATGGATGCTTATGCTCAAAGTAAAACAGCTTTAGCATTACTTTCAGTTAAAGAAGACGAATTGTTTAAGCAATACAATGTTAGAGCTTTTGCTGTTCATCCGGGGCCAATCCCAACTACTGACTTATTTGCAGGATCATTAGTAGGATATGCTTCTAATTTTAAAATTTGGTATACGGAATTTGCTGCAAAGTGCTTACGGACATTTTGGGGGACGGAGATAATGAATTTTTTAAGAAAACCAGAAAACGAAGGCGATATTTTTAAAACTGTACAACAAGGGGGAGCTACAACTACATGGGCTGCCGTAAGTTCAGAACTTAACAATAAAGGTGGTCTTTATTTGGAGGATTGCAACATTGCACCAATCGTTCCAAATGGCAGTAATGCACCTTTTGGAGTAAGACCTTGGGCATTGGACACACAAGATGCTGAGAAGATTTGGTCTATTTGTGAAAAGTTAACGGGTATTTATTACAATGATTAATTTTGTAAAATGGAGATTAAGTCTTGTTATATAGGTCCGGAAATTTCACCAGAACAGTTCATACCAGAACATATGTTTTGGTATGTAGTAGAAGGGGAAATAAAAGGATATGATGGACAAAAAAATTATATATTCAAATCAGGAGATGCTTTCATAGCCCGGAAAAATCATTTGTTTCGTTATAACAAGCTAAAGATAAATGGCAAACAACGAAAAGTCGTCGTGCTTTTCGATGAAGAATTTTTGAAACGATATCAAAAAAGCCATCATGCTGAAATAAGAAAATTTAAGTCTCCAGATGCAATTTTACCTTTAAATCAAAATAAAGGGATTTCACAATACATTCAGTCTTTAATGCCACACTATACCGGTTCCGGAAGGATTGATAAGGCAGTTGCTGAAGGTAAAAGGGAAGAGTTACTTTCTTTATTATTGATATTGCAACCACAATTATCTTCTATTTTTTTTGATTATGGTATTCCTGGAAAAATAGATTTAAAAAAATTTATAACTCATAATTACAAATTTAATGTAAAGCTGGAACGATTAGCCTTTCTAACAGGAAGAAGTTTATCGGCTTTCAAACGTGATTTTAAAGAAATATTTAATGATACACCTAATCGTTGGCTTATGCAAAAACGATTACAGGAAGCTCATTTTTTAATTGACAAAAAAAATAAAAAGCCTTCAGAGATTTATTTGGATTTAGGCTTTGAAGACTTATCACATTTTTCATTTGCATTTAAAAAAATGTTTGGAAAAACACCAAGGGAAATAATTAAAAAAAATAGTCCTACAAATACTGACAAATAAATCTATTTGAAAAATGAACACCAATCATATCCTTTGGAGTGGCTTGATTTGTTGATTACAGTCACACTTAACCCTACAAAAACAAATGTGAGGGCTATTACAAATGAGCAGTTAAACAATATCATTAATCGAATTCCTGAAGAAAACCTACGGCTTCAAAAACTTATTAAAACTCAAGTATTTTCCATTACTAAAGAGGAAGAAATAGTTTTACTAATCAAGCAGTATCATTCTTCACTTATTGCCTTACTTGATCAGACCCTGAAAAATCAAAAAGAAGACACCTCTCAAAAGGTTATCTTAAAAAAAGTCTATAAAGTTCTGCTCTCAAATATAGACGAGTTGCTATCTTTTATTGAAACCCGTTTTTCTACTAATCTTATTTTGGACGAACGTGTTCCAAAAACCTATCTTTCTGTAACCCGAAAAGAACTAAAGAAAAAATTAGACAAACTAAAATTAAATAGTAGTCAGGAGCTTAAGACAAACTCTGCTTTTGAAATCATTCTGAAAAGATTATATCATTTCATAAATAGCACATGTCTTCATTATGAAGTAACGTTTCGTGACATTTTTTATAAAAAGACACTTGTGCAGGGACTTGAAGAAATTGACTGCAATAATGACGAAATAAAAGCTTACTCCGCCTTGGATGAATTTTTAATCTATCTAAACTTTAATAGTAAGGCTTATATCAATTTACTTACTGATCGTCTCGCAGGATGTATAAATGGATATAAAGATCCCATTGAAAGAATGGATAGACTATTATACTATTACAAAGCTTTCA
Encoded proteins:
- a CDS encoding SDR family oxidoreductase; the protein is MENKETVLVTGGTGFVGVHTILQLLQKGYNVRTTLRSLKRKDEIITMLKNGGIASFEHIEFIEADLTKDDNWDKAVKGCDYVLHVASPFPQGEPKDENELIIPAKKGTLRVLKAAENAGVKRVVMTSSFGAVGYSIDPKNHVFTEQDWTDPNTNLAAYIKSKTVAELAAWDFIKNNEGNLELTVINPVGIFGTVLGNDLSSSVQLVEQLLTGKMKATPKLNFSVVDVRDVADLHILAMKNPEAKGQRFLAASDGATSLPKIAELLRSQPHKFGNKVTSKVLPDWLVKILSVFKPELKSVSSQLGITKKISNDKAKKMLGWQPRNWEATIVDTAESLMRINQS
- a CDS encoding SDR family NAD(P)-dependent oxidoreductase — protein: MKKNNKKIKKKKWSIRKIITLTLSIPLAIFLIFYFGIILLFVSKDTSKDTPLYTGEIIANSNQTPLNNSWGHFTEPQEIVEDLDLSGKIFVMTGGHTGTGREAAKAFISKGATVIALTNDMDWAKRNLKGLPNVEIEYLDLQKPKTIDNFTQKFLKSGRKIDVLINSAGIHNTPLQRDDRGNERQFSVNVLGHFELTLKLLPALKKAKGARIINLSSRGHRLNRVHFNDINFEHTPYTGMDAYAQSKTALALLSVKEDELFKQYNVRAFAVHPGPIPTTDLFAGSLVGYASNFKIWYTEFAAKCLRTFWGTEIMNFLRKPENEGDIFKTVQQGGATTTWAAVSSELNNKGGLYLEDCNIAPIVPNGSNAPFGVRPWALDTQDAEKIWSICEKLTGIYYND
- a CDS encoding helix-turn-helix domain-containing protein, giving the protein MEIKSCYIGPEISPEQFIPEHMFWYVVEGEIKGYDGQKNYIFKSGDAFIARKNHLFRYNKLKINGKQRKVVVLFDEEFLKRYQKSHHAEIRKFKSPDAILPLNQNKGISQYIQSLMPHYTGSGRIDKAVAEGKREELLSLLLILQPQLSSIFFDYGIPGKIDLKKFITHNYKFNVKLERLAFLTGRSLSAFKRDFKEIFNDTPNRWLMQKRLQEAHFLIDKKNKKPSEIYLDLGFEDLSHFSFAFKKMFGKTPREIIKKNSPTNTDK